In Candidatus Deferrimicrobium sp., the DNA window AGGGCGGATCGGTTGGCGCAGATGGTTGCGCGGATATCCAGCTTTCGGTGGCGATGGCGGAGAGGCAACACCCGTTCCCATCCCGAACACGGCAGTTAAGCTCTCCAGCGCCGATGGTACTGCGGGGTTACCCCCGTGGGAGAGTAGGTCGCCGCCGAATTTAATCTTGGGCCCTTGCGCCGGAAACGGAGCAGGGGCTTTTTCATATCGAATGGCCACAATCCCAGGGTAACGGAGCGGCGAGCCTATGTCCGGACACAATAAATGGAGCTCGATCAAGCACAAAAAGGGGAAGGCCGACGCCCTCCGGGGCAGGGCGTTCACCAAGATCACCCGGGAGATCATCACCGCCGCGAAGATCGGCGGCGGCGATCCGGAGGGGAACGCACGTTTGCGGGCCGCGATCCTGGCCGCCAAGGCGGTCAACATGCCCAACGACAACATCTCCCGGGCGGTCAAGAAGGGGACCGGCGAGCTCGAAGGGGTCTCGTACGAGGAGTACATGTACGAAGGGTACGGGCCCAGCGGCGTCGCTGTGCTGGTGAAGGTCCTCACCGACAACAAGAACCGCACGGTCGCCGATCTCCGGCACACGTTCACGAAATACAACGGCAACCTCGGCGAGACGGGGTGCGTCAACTGGATGTTCGGCAAGAAAGGGTCGATCAGCGTCCTGAAGGAGTCCGTCGGGGAGGAGAAACTGATGGAGATCGCGCTCGACCTCGGCGCCGACGACGTCGACAACGATCCCGAATCCCACGAATTCGAGGTTCGGTGCGAGCCGGAAGTCTTCGAGGATGTCAAGAAGGGGCTGGAGGAGAAGGGCGTGAAGATCTCCTCGGCCGAAGTGGCCATGGTTCCCCAGACCACGGTGCATCTCGAGGGGAAGCCCGCCGAAACGATGCTCAAGATGATGAACGCCCTCGAGGAGTCCGACGATGTCCAGAACGTCTGGGCGAACTTCGACATCTCCGACGAGGATATGGAGGCGTTCGGCTAAAACGGAGGGCGCGCGCATCGGGAGGGTCCGGCGGAGTCGCCGCAGGAGGGGGGCGCCCCACTCCCGGACCAACTACACTCCCTGGGGTACCCCCCCGCAGGAAGAACGGGGGGCACAGCCGTGCAGGTTCATCGCACCGCACGAACGGAGCCCCCTCTCCGAGGCGCGTAGCCGAAGGGGGAGTCACGGAGACGCAGCGAGGGGTGCTCTTGCGACGGATCTTAGGGATCGATCCGGGGTCGGTGCGGACCGGGTACGGGATCGTCGACGTCCGGGGGAACGCCGTCACCCCCGTGACGTGGGGCGTCATCCGGCTCGAAGGCGAGGCGTCCTTCCCCGACCGCCTCTTCAGGATCCATCGCGAACTCTCCGATCTGATCCTTCTCCATCGGCCCACGGAAGCCGCGGTGGAAAAAGTCTTCCTTGCGAAAAACCCCTCTTCCGCCCTCAAGCTTGGCCAGGCGCGCGGTGCTGCGATCGTCACCTGTGGCGTCCACGGGGTGGCCGTCCACGAATACAGCGCCAAGGAGATCAAGGCGGCGGCGACCGGATACGGCGGCGCCCCCAAGGAGCAGGTCGCCGGGATGGTCTCCCGCCTCCTCGGCATCCGCGACCCGATCCCTCCGGATGC includes these proteins:
- a CDS encoding YebC/PmpR family DNA-binding transcriptional regulator; its protein translation is MSGHNKWSSIKHKKGKADALRGRAFTKITREIITAAKIGGGDPEGNARLRAAILAAKAVNMPNDNISRAVKKGTGELEGVSYEEYMYEGYGPSGVAVLVKVLTDNKNRTVADLRHTFTKYNGNLGETGCVNWMFGKKGSISVLKESVGEEKLMEIALDLGADDVDNDPESHEFEVRCEPEVFEDVKKGLEEKGVKISSAEVAMVPQTTVHLEGKPAETMLKMMNALEESDDVQNVWANFDISDEDMEAFG
- the ruvC gene encoding crossover junction endodeoxyribonuclease RuvC, whose amino-acid sequence is MLLRRILGIDPGSVRTGYGIVDVRGNAVTPVTWGVIRLEGEASFPDRLFRIHRELSDLILLHRPTEAAVEKVFLAKNPSSALKLGQARGAAIVTCGVHGVAVHEYSAKEIKAAATGYGGAPKEQVAGMVSRLLGIRDPIPPDASDALAMAFCRAVTRKL